A stretch of the Verrucomicrobiales bacterium genome encodes the following:
- a CDS encoding DUF4338 domain-containing protein, with the protein MSDVLLSYRGRQIREPDVVFLREFIAQHPGLSRNALSIQVCQVWNWVQPNGQLRDQVCRSLMLALHRAGHIQLPETRQRVVNNAIQHQRVSQLEFCDTSPIEGSLASLGPLEIRLVRRADGEDTFNYLLSQYHYLSFSRPVGEHLKYLVLAGERPVACMAWNSGPLKLNLRDELVGAPRAAYAHNLHLIAYNSRYLIVPWAKVPHLASHVLGRIARRLSADWQELYHHPIHLLESFVDIERFKGTCYRAANWTCVGRSEGRGTKSKSRGQVSIKELWVYPLSKGFRSKLLQAP; encoded by the coding sequence ATGTCCGATGTCCTCTTAAGCTACCGCGGTCGTCAGATCCGGGAACCCGACGTGGTGTTCCTGCGAGAGTTCATTGCCCAGCATCCCGGCTTAAGCCGCAACGCCCTTTCCATCCAAGTCTGCCAAGTATGGAACTGGGTCCAACCCAACGGACAACTGCGCGATCAAGTCTGCCGCAGCCTCATGCTCGCACTCCACCGGGCGGGGCATATCCAACTGCCCGAGACGCGCCAGAGAGTCGTCAACAATGCGATCCAGCACCAGCGTGTGTCCCAGTTGGAGTTCTGCGACACCTCACCTATCGAGGGGTCTCTGGCTTCGTTGGGACCTTTGGAGATCCGTTTGGTCCGCCGGGCTGACGGCGAGGATACCTTCAACTACCTCTTAAGCCAGTATCACTACTTGAGCTTTAGCCGTCCGGTGGGCGAACACCTCAAGTACCTCGTCTTGGCCGGAGAACGGCCCGTTGCCTGCATGGCATGGAATTCCGGGCCCTTGAAGCTCAACCTGCGCGATGAGCTGGTGGGAGCTCCCCGAGCGGCCTACGCCCACAACCTTCATCTGATCGCCTACAACAGCCGTTACCTGATCGTTCCCTGGGCGAAGGTGCCCCATCTGGCCAGCCACGTCCTGGGACGGATCGCCCGGCGGCTCAGCGCCGACTGGCAGGAGCTTTATCATCATCCGATCCACCTGCTGGAAAGCTTCGTGGATATCGAACGCTTTAAGGGCACCTGCTACCGGGCGGCCAACTGGACCTGCGTCGGACGCTCGGAAGGCCGGGGAACCAAGTCCAAATCCAGGGGACAAGTGTCCATCAAGGAGCTCTGGGTGTATCCCTTAAGCAAAGGCTTTCGTTCCAAGCTTCTACAGGCCCCTTAA
- the tnpB gene encoding IS66 family insertion sequence element accessory protein TnpB, whose amino-acid sequence MKILVAVEPVDFRRGIDGLAALCRQALSTDPMSGVLVVFISRRRHAIKCLVYDSQGFWLCQKRLSKGRFTGWPQADGASIRWDPLQLQALLWNGAPPKTTTVWRALTEP is encoded by the coding sequence ATGAAAATCCTCGTGGCAGTGGAGCCCGTGGATTTCAGGCGTGGCATCGATGGGTTGGCTGCCCTCTGCCGCCAGGCGCTCAGCACCGATCCCATGTCCGGGGTCCTGGTGGTGTTCATCTCCCGCCGTCGCCATGCCATCAAGTGCTTGGTCTATGATAGTCAGGGTTTTTGGCTCTGCCAAAAACGCTTATCGAAGGGAAGGTTCACCGGATGGCCCCAGGCCGACGGAGCTTCCATCCGCTGGGATCCTCTGCAGCTTCAAGCGTTGCTCTGGAACGGGGCTCCTCCAAAAACTACAACGGTGTGGAGAGCACTGACGGAGCCATAA